The DNA region GCGGCCCGCGACATCCGCGAAACGTTCGGCCGCATGGCGATGAACGATGAAGAGACGGTGGCGTTGATCGCCGGCGGGCACACCTTCGGCAAGGCCCACGGCGCCGCCGACCCCAGCAAGTACGTCGGGCCCGAGCCCGAGGCGGCCGGCATCGAGGAGCAAGGCCTCGGCTGGAAGAACACGTTCGGAACCGGCAACGCCGCCGACACCATCACCAGCGGCCTGGAAGGGGCGTGGACCTCGACCCCCACTCAGTGGTCCAACGGCTACTTCGACAACATGTTCGACTACGAGTGGGAGCTGGAGAAGGGCCCCGCCGGCGCGTGGCAGTGGACCCCGAAAGAAGAGTCTGCACAGGGGACCGTCCCCGACGCGTTCGACGCGGAAAAGACGCACGCCCCGATCATGTTCACCACCGACCTGTCACTCAAGCTCGACCCGATCTACGGCCCCATCTCGAAGCGGTTCCACGAGCACCCGGAGGAGTTCCAGAAGGCCTTCGCTAAGGCCTGGTACAAGCTGATCCACCGCGACATGGGCCCCTACGCCCGCTGCCTCGGCCCGCTGGTCCCCGAGCCGCAGTTGTGGCAAGACCCCGTCCCCGCGGCCGACTACGAGCTGGTGGGCGAGAAAGAAATCGCCGACCTCAAGAAGAAGTTGCGGGCCTCGGGCCTGAGCGTTCCGCAGTTGGTGTCGACCGCCTGGGCGTCGGCGTCAACGTTCCGGGGGACCGACAAACGCGGGGGCGCGAACGGCGCCCGCATCCGCCTCGCTCCGCAGAAGGACTGGGCCGTCAACCAGCCGGCCGAGCTCGTGAAGACCCTCCAGGCGCTCGAGAAGATCCAGCAGGACTTCAACAAATCGCAGCCCGGCGGGAAGAAGGTCTCGCTGGCCGACCTGATCGTGCTGGGGGGCTGTGTCGCGGTCGAGGACGCCGCCAAGAAGGCCGGGCACGACGTGCGGGTCCCCTTCTCACCGGGTCGCACCGACGCAACGCAAGAGATGACCGACGTCGAGGCCTTCGCCGTGCTCGAGCCCCGCGCGGACGGGTTCCGCAACTACCTCGGCCAAGGGCACGACCGCCCGTCGGAAGAGCTGCTGGTCGATAAGGCGGCCCTGCTGACCCTCACCGCTCCCGAGATGACCGTGCTGGTGGGGGGCCTGCGGGTGCTGGGCGCCAACGCCGGCGGTTCGCAACTCGGCGTCTTCACCGATCGCCCCGAGGCGCTCACCAACGACTTCTTCGTCAACCTGCTCGACATGGGGAACCAGTGGCGGGTCTCCCCCAAGTGCGAGTACTTCTACGAAGCAACGGACCGCAAGACGGGCAAGGTGAAGTGGACCGCCACGTCGGTCGACCTGGTGTTCGGCTCGAACTCGGAGCTGCGTGCCGTCGCCGAGGTCTACGCCAGCAGCGACGCCAAGCAGAAGTTCGTAGACGACTTCGTGGCGGCGTGGAACAAGGTGATGAGCCTCGACCGCTTCGACCTCGACCCGTCTCTGCGGCACAGCGCGTCGCGCTAAACGCCCGCGGTGTTGATCGTCTGTCGCACAATAGGATGCGTAGAACGTGCGCGCCTGCCGCGGCGCCTGGGCTAGCACTGCTGGTGGCGGCAGGGTCGGCCCACCCTACCGAGCTCGAACAAACGGAGAAAGCTTCTCCGAAACGATGGCGGACGAACGATGGATGGTCTGGGCGGTTGCCCACGTCTCCCATGATTCCTCCCAGCGTGAGTGCCGGATGCGTCTGTTGTTTTTGATGGGCGTCTCGGTATTGGCATGCTGCCCGGGCGCCAGCGCCGCAGTGCCAGCGCCCAGCGCTGAACTGCTGCCGGTCGATCCGATCGGGCCGAGCGTCGCGCTGACCGAATTCACGACCGAAGCAGTCCAGCCGGTCTCCCTGTGCGACTGCTGCGCGTGCGGCCCGTCCGCCTACTGGTACGACGAGCTGACGCTGTTCGCCGGCATCGACGGGTCGAAGCAGCCGCAAGACTTCGGGGTGAACGCGAACCTGGGCGCCCAGTTGCAGTTCAACCTGGGGCTGCCGGTGTCGCGCGAGTACGGCATCGGAGCGCAAATCGGCTCGAGCCTGATCCCCTCTACCAACGCGGTTCAGGTGTACGACCTGGTGGGCGAAACGACCGACCGGCTGCAGAGCTACACCACCGTCGGCCTCTACCAGCGCACGCCCAGTGGGTTTGCATGGGGATTCGTCTACGACTTCCTCTACGAGGATTCCTACGACCAGTTCTCGCTGGGGCAGTGGCGCGTGCGGGGGGCTTTCGACGTGGGCCCCCGCAGCGAGGTCGGCCTGACGGCGCACCTATCGGGGCAGGACGCCTCGGGCGAGTTCAACGCCGCCGGGCTCGGCGGCCCCAAGCCGCTCACGCTACGCCCGATCGCTCAAGGGAGCCTCTACTGGCGACGGTTCTGGGAGACCGGCACGCAAACGACCCTGTGGTTCGGCCTCGCCGAAGGGCACGGGGAAAACAACGCGGTGACCGGCCCCGCCGCCGACAAGGACGAATCGTTTGTCATGGGGGCAGACATCCTAGCGCCGCTCAACGACTACCTGGCCATCTACGGCGAGACCAACCTGATCATGCCCCCAGACACCGGGACCGTCGACGCGTTCCTGGGCGTGCAGTTCTTCCCCGGCGGGGGCGCCAAACGGGCCCGGCGTACCCCGTTCGCCCCGCTGCTGCCGGTCGCGGCGCCGACCAGCTTCTCGGTCGATTTAGTGCAGTAGCGGTTCGCAACCGGCGCAATCGGCAGATCCGGCGCCATCGCCCACAAAGGGGCGGACGGCGCCGTGCCATCACCCGCCATCTCTCAGAACCCAGACGCGTGTGGCGTAGGGTTGCCGTGCCCGGCCCGGTAGGTGGGACGGAAGGCCGGATCATGCTCCGGCGCAAGGCGTACCCCCAGCGACCGTGCTTCGTGACCCTCGCCCCCGCAGACCCAGCCTCGCTCCGCAGCTTCCCCTCGCCACAAGCAGCGGGGATCGAGCGGCTGCGCGATCTGCGCCGCATTAGCAGCGGCCCCGACGGCGTCGCCTACGACGCGCTGCTGGATGCCGACGGCCGACGCGTAGAGCTCCGGCGGCTGCTGGGGCCGGCCCGCTCTGACCCCCGCCGCCAGGCGCTCGCGCAGCGGCTCCGCCTGATCGAGCTACTAGGACTCCCCGCCGTGCGTCGCGTCGTGCTCTCCTGCCTAGAGGGAGAGGCCCCGGCGGTGGCGCTCGAGGCAGCCGGCCAGACGCCCCTCACGGCGTCTACGGACGACGGCCGCCGGTTGCTGGGCGTGCTGGTCGAAGCCGCTTCGTGCGTCGACGCGGCCCACCACCTCGGCCTGTACGGCGTCGACCTCAGGCCAGAGGCGATCACGCTCCGCGACGGCGTCCCCCGGCTCGACTTTAGCGGGCTGGCAGTCGACGCGTTACGCGGGCTAGAGACCGACACGCCACGCGCGCCGGCGCCGACGCAGGCGGGCGCCGGGGACGACCCGCGGCTGGCCGACCTGCGCTCGCTG from Pirellulimonas nuda includes:
- a CDS encoding DUF6666 family protein, giving the protein MRLLFLMGVSVLACCPGASAAVPAPSAELLPVDPIGPSVALTEFTTEAVQPVSLCDCCACGPSAYWYDELTLFAGIDGSKQPQDFGVNANLGAQLQFNLGLPVSREYGIGAQIGSSLIPSTNAVQVYDLVGETTDRLQSYTTVGLYQRTPSGFAWGFVYDFLYEDSYDQFSLGQWRVRGAFDVGPRSEVGLTAHLSGQDASGEFNAAGLGGPKPLTLRPIAQGSLYWRRFWETGTQTTLWFGLAEGHGENNAVTGPAADKDESFVMGADILAPLNDYLAIYGETNLIMPPDTGTVDAFLGVQFFPGGGAKRARRTPFAPLLPVAAPTSFSVDLVQ
- the katG gene encoding catalase/peroxidase HPI; the encoded protein is MSTATATIHFTTGPRKHSMRLSRIEHRVWLSMLAAMGLLVAGAGDVSAQADRTGPQPEGQGTVTAEESGPPPANAPVSGSCPVMGVTADPTSRHTAAGAYSNGDWWPNQLKLAILDQNPPQRNPMGDDFNYALELKKLDVDALTKDVDALMTTSQDWWPADFGSYGPLFIRMAWHSAGTYRIADGRGGAGSGAQRFAPLNSWPDNANLDKARRLLWPIKQKYGSKISWADLIVFAGDRALESMGFETFGFAFGRADAWEPGSDVYWGPEGEWLGDKRYTGDRELQNPLAAVQMGLIYVNPQGPNGKPDPLAAARDIRETFGRMAMNDEETVALIAGGHTFGKAHGAADPSKYVGPEPEAAGIEEQGLGWKNTFGTGNAADTITSGLEGAWTSTPTQWSNGYFDNMFDYEWELEKGPAGAWQWTPKEESAQGTVPDAFDAEKTHAPIMFTTDLSLKLDPIYGPISKRFHEHPEEFQKAFAKAWYKLIHRDMGPYARCLGPLVPEPQLWQDPVPAADYELVGEKEIADLKKKLRASGLSVPQLVSTAWASASTFRGTDKRGGANGARIRLAPQKDWAVNQPAELVKTLQALEKIQQDFNKSQPGGKKVSLADLIVLGGCVAVEDAAKKAGHDVRVPFSPGRTDATQEMTDVEAFAVLEPRADGFRNYLGQGHDRPSEELLVDKAALLTLTAPEMTVLVGGLRVLGANAGGSQLGVFTDRPEALTNDFFVNLLDMGNQWRVSPKCEYFYEATDRKTGKVKWTATSVDLVFGSNSELRAVAEVYASSDAKQKFVDDFVAAWNKVMSLDRFDLDPSLRHSASR